The Alphaproteobacteria bacterium genome includes a window with the following:
- a CDS encoding twin-arginine translocase TatA/TatE family subunit, protein MGMTSIWHWLILLVVVLLLFGAGKIPKLMGDVAGGIKAFKKGMKEDEGEKSDAASTPAPQVTGQTTTTTEASDKSKV, encoded by the coding sequence ATGGGTATGACGAGCATTTGGCACTGGCTGATCCTGCTGGTGGTCGTGCTGTTGCTGTTCGGCGCGGGCAAGATCCCCAAGCTGATGGGCGACGTCGCGGGCGGCATCAAGGCGTTCAAGAAGGGCATGAAGGAAGACGAGGGCGAGAAATCCGACGCCGCGTCCACGCCGGCCCCGCAAGTGACCGGCCAGACGACGACTACGACCGAAGCCTCCGACAAGTCGAAGGTCTGA
- the tatB gene encoding twin-arginine translocase subunit TatB, with the protein MLDLSWGEIMIIGAVAVIFIGPKELPGALRTVGKFVGKARMMAREFQNNVDDMVREAELEEVKKQVTKATDFATGGIAGAIKNAVDPKGELEKAMQAPDLGTLGAETPKPADPAPAPATTPAAVTSEPAPALPAPAATPAAAPAPEQPAAVPATKQA; encoded by the coding sequence ATGCTCGATCTGAGCTGGGGCGAGATCATGATCATCGGCGCGGTCGCCGTGATCTTCATCGGCCCGAAGGAACTGCCGGGCGCGTTGCGGACCGTGGGCAAGTTCGTGGGCAAAGCGCGCATGATGGCGCGCGAGTTCCAGAACAACGTCGACGACATGGTCCGCGAGGCCGAACTCGAAGAGGTCAAGAAGCAGGTCACCAAGGCGACCGATTTCGCGACCGGCGGCATCGCGGGCGCCATCAAGAACGCGGTCGATCCCAAGGGCGAACTCGAAAAGGCGATGCAAGCACCCGACCTGGGCACGCTTGGCGCCGAAACGCCCAAGCCCGCCGATCCGGCACCGGCGCCCGCGACGACGCCCGCCGCCGTGACGTCCGAACCCGCACCCGCTTTGCCGGCACCCGCCGCGACGCCCGCAGCAGCACCGGCACCGGAACAACCGGCGGCCGTTCCCGCCACCAAACAGGCTTAG
- the tatC gene encoding twin-arginine translocase subunit TatC, translating into MPLMEHLVELRTRLLYSIVAFIAAFGVAYYFHQPIFNFLVTPLNHVFEGQAGRRMIFTAPTEAFFTYIKVAFFTACALSFPVVANQVWLFVAPGLYRKEKNAFLPFIVATPVMFGIGAGLLYYFVLPVALKFFTSFELPAAEGQLPIQLEAKMSEYLSLVMALIFAFGVSFELPVLLLLLVRVGLVSAETLAGKRRYAVVGCVAFAGVVTPPDVFSQLSLAIPMYLLYEASVWIGRWIEKGKAEREAAEAAAEAAENGETPSSPAPSAPPSAAPAAAAATAAVVETSATGTTPPGETDFNQSR; encoded by the coding sequence ATGCCGCTGATGGAGCATCTGGTCGAGCTGCGCACGCGGCTGCTCTATTCGATCGTCGCGTTCATCGCCGCTTTTGGCGTCGCTTATTATTTCCACCAGCCGATCTTCAACTTCCTGGTGACACCGCTGAACCATGTGTTCGAAGGCCAGGCAGGCCGGCGGATGATCTTCACCGCACCCACGGAAGCCTTCTTCACCTATATCAAGGTCGCGTTCTTCACGGCTTGCGCGTTGTCCTTCCCGGTGGTCGCCAATCAGGTTTGGCTGTTCGTCGCCCCGGGCCTCTACCGGAAGGAAAAGAACGCGTTCCTGCCGTTCATCGTCGCCACACCGGTGATGTTCGGGATCGGCGCGGGGCTGCTTTATTACTTCGTGCTGCCCGTCGCGTTGAAATTCTTCACCAGCTTCGAATTGCCCGCCGCCGAAGGCCAATTGCCGATCCAGCTCGAAGCGAAGATGAGCGAGTATCTCTCGCTCGTTATGGCGTTGATCTTCGCCTTCGGCGTCAGCTTCGAATTGCCGGTGCTGCTGCTGTTGCTGGTGCGCGTCGGGCTGGTTTCGGCCGAAACGCTGGCCGGCAAGCGGCGCTATGCCGTGGTCGGCTGCGTCGCGTTCGCGGGCGTCGTCACGCCGCCGGACGTATTCAGCCAGCTGTCGCTCGCCATCCCGATGTATCTGCTCTACGAAGCGTCGGTGTGGATCGGGCGCTGGATCGAAAAGGGCAAGGCCGAGCGCGAAGCGGCGGAAGCCGCCGCCGAAGCGGCCGAAAACGGCGAAACGCCCTCGTCGCCCGCACCGTCGGCGCCGCCCAGTGCCGCACCCGCCGCGGCGGCTGCGACGGCGGCCGTGGTCGAAACGTCCGCGACGGGCACGACGCCGCCCGGCGAAACCGACTTCAACCAGTCACGTTAA
- a CDS encoding mandelate racemase/muconate lactonizing enzyme family protein — protein sequence MRIVAVEPFIAHCPIQQGSIRDSTHSITHWGVVGCVIRTDDGREGWGFTGTHAHLPSDRLVTSCIRDCYADLLIGEDAMDGDRLWRKLARYPAVQWVGRAGITHIALAAVDIALWDLRAKKAGVPLWKLLGGATKPKLEAYNTDIGWLSIPLPEMLDLCKAAIERDGFRRIKIKVGHDDPTVDLKRLEAVRRLIGPSVTMAIDGNGKWDLPTCLRFCRAAEALDIFWFEEPLWYDDIAGHAALARATSIPVALGEQIYTAEAFEQFMGQGAVHYVQPDVTRLAGITEYIRVADAAHGRRLPVCAHAGDMTQVHVHLAWWHPASTMLEYIPWIREWFAEPIAVEGGNYKLPQMPGAGTTMRAGALDRVGRPLG from the coding sequence ATGCGGATCGTCGCCGTCGAGCCGTTCATCGCCCATTGCCCGATCCAGCAAGGCTCGATCCGGGATTCGACGCACAGCATCACCCATTGGGGCGTCGTCGGCTGCGTGATCCGCACGGACGACGGGCGCGAAGGCTGGGGCTTCACCGGCACGCATGCGCATCTGCCGTCGGATCGCTTGGTCACGTCGTGCATCCGCGATTGCTACGCCGATCTGCTGATCGGGGAGGACGCGATGGATGGCGATCGCTTGTGGCGCAAGCTCGCGCGTTATCCCGCCGTGCAATGGGTGGGGCGCGCCGGTATCACGCATATCGCGCTCGCGGCCGTGGATATCGCGCTGTGGGATTTGCGCGCCAAAAAGGCGGGCGTGCCGCTGTGGAAATTGCTCGGCGGCGCCACCAAGCCGAAGCTCGAAGCCTACAACACCGATATCGGCTGGCTGTCGATCCCGCTGCCCGAAATGCTCGATCTGTGCAAAGCCGCGATCGAGCGCGACGGGTTCCGGCGGATCAAAATCAAAGTCGGGCACGACGATCCGACGGTCGATTTGAAGCGCCTGGAAGCGGTGCGCCGACTGATCGGACCCTCGGTGACGATGGCGATCGACGGCAACGGCAAATGGGATCTGCCGACGTGCCTGCGCTTTTGCCGCGCGGCCGAAGCGCTCGACATTTTCTGGTTCGAGGAACCGCTCTGGTACGACGACATCGCCGGGCATGCCGCTCTCGCGCGCGCCACCAGCATTCCCGTGGCCCTGGGCGAGCAGATCTACACCGCCGAAGCCTTCGAGCAATTCATGGGGCAGGGGGCGGTGCATTACGTGCAGCCCGACGTCACGCGGCTTGCCGGCATCACCGAATATATCCGCGTGGCCGATGCGGCGCATGGACGGCGTCTGCCTGTCTGCGCGCATGCCGGCGACATGACGCAGGTACATGTGCATCTGGCGTGGTGGCATCCGGCGTCGACGATGCTCGAATACATTCCCTGGATCCGCGAATGGTTCGCCGAGCCGATCGCGGTCGAAGGCGGGAACTACAAGCTGCCGCAAATGCCGGGGGCGGGCACCACGATGCGAGCGGGCGCGCTGGACCGGGTCGGCCGGCCGCTCGGCTAA
- the surE gene encoding 5'/3'-nucleotidase SurE yields MFGKPIDPATARILVVNDDGYRATGIGLLEKVARQLSRDVWVVAPETEQSAVSHSLTIRRPLRVRKLKGNRYAVDGTPTDCVMLAVQEIMKDKPPTLCLSGINRGGNLGDDVTYSGTIAAAMEATILGVPSIALSQVLTAPHPVKWATAEHHAETTIRHILKLGWPAETLINVNFPDVPAANVRGVAAARQGRYKTGDEIVRNLDPRGEPYFWIGAARRGHDTRAGTDIHSCDRGWISVTPIFLDLTHKATLKRFSASLTKASTQASKGRRA; encoded by the coding sequence ATGTTCGGCAAACCGATCGATCCCGCCACGGCGCGCATTCTTGTCGTCAACGACGACGGCTATCGCGCGACCGGCATCGGCCTGTTGGAGAAAGTCGCGCGCCAGCTTTCGCGCGACGTGTGGGTCGTCGCCCCGGAAACCGAACAAAGCGCCGTCAGCCATTCCTTGACGATCCGCCGGCCGTTGCGCGTGCGCAAGCTGAAGGGCAATCGCTACGCGGTCGACGGCACGCCGACCGATTGCGTGATGCTCGCGGTCCAGGAAATCATGAAGGACAAGCCGCCCACGCTATGCCTGTCGGGCATCAATCGCGGCGGCAATCTGGGCGACGACGTGACCTATTCGGGCACCATCGCCGCGGCGATGGAAGCGACCATTCTGGGCGTGCCGTCGATCGCGCTGTCGCAGGTTTTGACCGCCCCGCATCCGGTGAAATGGGCGACGGCCGAGCACCATGCCGAGACGACGATCCGTCATATCCTGAAACTCGGCTGGCCGGCGGAAACGCTGATCAATGTCAATTTTCCCGATGTACCCGCGGCCAATGTGCGTGGCGTCGCCGCCGCGCGCCAAGGCCGCTACAAAACCGGCGACGAGATCGTGCGCAATCTGGATCCGCGCGGCGAACCGTATTTTTGGATCGGTGCGGCGCGGCGCGGTCACGACACGCGCGCCGGCACCGATATCCATTCCTGCGATCGCGGTTGGATTTCGGTCACGCCGATCTTCCTCGATCTCACGCACAAAGCGACATTGAAACGGTTTTCCGCGTCTTTAACCAAGGCATCGACCCAGGCTTCGAAAGGCCGTCGCGCATGA
- a CDS encoding protein-L-isoaspartate(D-aspartate) O-methyltransferase, whose translation MSTPNHKIRLVMELRAAGVADVGVLAAIERTPREVFVPPTFRDRAYEDAALPIGHAQTLSRPSVVGLMSQALEAGPRMKVLEIGTGSGYQTCVLARMVRRVYTIERHRELMVLAEERFKALRVHNVVTKFGDGWAGWREQAPFERIIVTAAPSDIPGALVDQLAEGGVMILPVGREKRTQALVRLRKLDGRTTIEELDAVRFVPMVAGLPN comes from the coding sequence ATGAGCACGCCCAACCACAAGATCCGACTGGTGATGGAGTTGCGCGCGGCCGGCGTGGCCGACGTGGGCGTTCTCGCCGCGATCGAACGCACGCCGCGCGAAGTTTTCGTGCCGCCGACCTTCCGCGACCGCGCCTACGAGGACGCGGCTTTGCCCATCGGGCATGCGCAAACCTTGTCGCGGCCGTCGGTCGTCGGATTGATGAGCCAGGCCCTGGAGGCGGGGCCGCGCATGAAGGTCTTGGAGATCGGCACGGGTTCGGGTTACCAAACTTGCGTGCTCGCGCGCATGGTGCGCCGAGTCTACACGATCGAGCGGCATCGCGAATTGATGGTCCTGGCCGAAGAGCGGTTCAAAGCGTTGCGCGTCCACAACGTCGTCACCAAATTCGGGGACGGCTGGGCGGGCTGGCGCGAGCAAGCGCCCTTCGAACGGATTATCGTCACGGCAGCGCCTTCGGATATTCCCGGGGCGCTGGTCGATCAACTCGCCGAAGGCGGCGTGATGATCCTGCCCGTGGGGCGCGAGAAGCGCACCCAGGCACTCGTGCGTTTGCGCAAGCTCGACGGCCGGACGACCATCGAGGAACTCGACGCGGTACGCTTCGTTCCGATGGTGGCCGGCCTGCCGAATTAG
- a CDS encoding LysM peptidoglycan-binding domain-containing M23 family metallopeptidase, with protein sequence MRPPALKFAAALALLALAACERGSPPAPIFVGGRPQAQPQQQQTQQRAAAPVAGTLQPGTTHVVVPGDTVFTLARRSGVPTRAIIDANRLQAPYALNPGDRLTIPAVRVHEVRSGDTASQVAQRYGVSLADLVRANGIEAPYIIRIGQRLVIPGSAQQTQTAIAAAPIQTPVQRPVEQAALPPPPVAVQPMPAPPANSPPSAAVPPVAVVVPPPAQPAPQAAPQPAPPVPSALTAPEPVDPARAGRFLWPVRGIVVSDYGPKPGGLQNDGVNIAAPRGTPFRAAEAGTVIYAGNELRGFGNLLLLRHDGGYVTAYAHADELLVQRGDNVRRGQTIGRVGSSGGVATPQLHFEVRRGTRAVNPTEYLGSQSASN encoded by the coding sequence TTGCGGCCGCCCGCCCTTAAATTCGCCGCCGCCCTGGCGCTGCTGGCGCTGGCCGCGTGCGAACGCGGCAGCCCGCCGGCGCCGATCTTTGTCGGCGGCCGCCCGCAAGCCCAGCCGCAACAGCAGCAAACCCAACAACGCGCCGCCGCACCGGTCGCGGGTACGCTGCAACCGGGCACGACGCATGTCGTCGTTCCCGGCGACACGGTGTTCACGCTGGCGCGCCGTTCGGGCGTGCCCACGCGCGCGATCATCGACGCGAACCGCCTGCAAGCGCCCTATGCGCTCAATCCCGGCGACAGGCTGACCATTCCCGCCGTGCGTGTGCACGAAGTGCGCAGCGGCGATACGGCCTCGCAAGTCGCGCAGCGCTACGGCGTCTCGCTCGCCGATCTCGTGCGCGCCAACGGCATCGAAGCGCCCTACATCATCCGTATCGGCCAGCGTTTGGTCATCCCGGGCAGCGCGCAGCAAACGCAGACCGCGATCGCCGCCGCACCGATCCAGACACCGGTTCAGCGCCCGGTCGAACAGGCCGCACTTCCGCCGCCGCCCGTCGCCGTGCAGCCCATGCCGGCCCCGCCGGCCAATTCACCGCCGTCGGCGGCGGTACCGCCCGTTGCGGTCGTGGTCCCGCCACCCGCACAGCCCGCTCCGCAAGCGGCGCCGCAGCCCGCACCGCCTGTACCCTCGGCGTTGACCGCGCCCGAGCCGGTCGATCCCGCGCGCGCCGGGCGTTTCCTGTGGCCGGTGCGCGGCATCGTCGTGTCCGATTACGGGCCCAAGCCCGGCGGCTTGCAGAACGATGGCGTGAATATCGCGGCCCCGCGCGGCACGCCATTTCGCGCGGCCGAGGCGGGGACAGTGATCTATGCTGGAAACGAGCTTCGCGGCTTCGGCAACCTTTTGCTGCTGCGTCACGACGGCGGTTACGTGACGGCTTATGCGCATGCCGACGAGTTGCTCGTGCAGCGCGGCGACAATGTGCGGCGCGGCCAAACGATCGGGCGCGTGGGCTCGAGCGGCGGAGTGGCGACGCCGCAGCTTCATTTCGAAGTGCGGCGGGGGACGCGCGCGGTCAACCCGACCGAATATCTCGGCAGCCAAAGCGCGTCGAATTGA
- a CDS encoding helix-turn-helix transcriptional regulator: protein MNRPAFLRELVSDPATQEATLDRVFFALSDPLRRALLDRLAQGPATVGELAAPHPVSLQAVSRHIQVLVQAGLIAQERDGRIARCSLTAEPVQVAALWMNRYAKYWQHQFEALVAALPDPVPPKKRKRK from the coding sequence ATGAACCGCCCCGCTTTTCTGCGCGAACTCGTTTCCGATCCCGCCACGCAAGAGGCCACGCTCGATCGCGTGTTCTTCGCGCTCAGCGATCCGTTGCGCCGCGCGCTGCTCGATCGTCTGGCGCAAGGACCCGCGACGGTCGGCGAATTGGCCGCCCCGCATCCCGTGTCGTTGCAGGCGGTGTCGCGCCATATCCAGGTTCTGGTCCAGGCGGGCCTGATCGCGCAGGAACGCGACGGGCGCATCGCGCGCTGCAGCCTGACGGCGGAGCCCGTGCAGGTCGCCGCCCTCTGGATGAACCGCTACGCCAAATACTGGCAGCACCAGTTCGAAGCCTTGGTCGCTGCGTTGCCCGATCCCGTTCCCCCGAAAAAGAGGAAGCGTAAATGA
- a CDS encoding DUF899 domain-containing protein, with protein sequence MSLSAEIVSREEWRRRRLALLNAEKELTRERDRIAALRREMPWVRVEKDYAFEGADGVKPLAGLFGPHSQLLVYHFMFAPEWERGCKSCSMWADGFDRQAPHLAARDIAFAAISRAPFAKLAVFKENLGWQFPWYSCGPDGFARDFGVEFTAGDEAAEYNFVPKPAGAKNMTDLPGVSVFAKLPDGAIFHTYSCYSRGIEQINPTYGLIDLVPKGRDEAGLPFDMAWVKLRTEYDTAI encoded by the coding sequence ATGAGCTTGTCCGCCGAAATCGTCTCGCGCGAAGAATGGCGCCGTCGCCGCTTGGCGCTGTTGAATGCCGAAAAGGAATTGACCCGCGAGCGCGATCGCATCGCCGCCTTGCGCCGTGAAATGCCGTGGGTGCGGGTCGAGAAGGACTACGCCTTCGAAGGTGCGGACGGCGTCAAGCCGCTCGCCGGTCTGTTCGGGCCGCATTCGCAATTGCTCGTCTATCATTTCATGTTCGCGCCCGAATGGGAGCGGGGCTGCAAAAGCTGCTCGATGTGGGCCGACGGTTTCGACCGGCAGGCGCCGCATCTGGCCGCGCGCGATATCGCTTTCGCCGCGATCTCGCGCGCACCCTTCGCGAAGCTCGCCGTGTTCAAAGAAAATCTCGGCTGGCAATTCCCTTGGTATTCCTGCGGGCCCGACGGCTTCGCGCGCGATTTCGGCGTGGAGTTCACCGCCGGCGACGAAGCGGCGGAATACAATTTCGTGCCCAAACCCGCCGGCGCCAAGAACATGACCGATCTGCCCGGCGTATCGGTTTTCGCCAAGCTGCCCGACGGCGCGATCTTCCACACCTATTCCTGCTATTCGCGCGGCATCGAGCAGATCAATCCGACCTACGGCTTGATCGATCTCGTGCCCAAGGGCCGCGATGAGGCGGGCCTGCCCTTCGACATGGCGTGGGTCAAGCTGCGCACCGAATACGACACGGCGATTTGA
- a CDS encoding DUF899 family protein, translated as MASPDNTQSGCCGNGKQSADELDVYRREIREIRARMTEARRKRPLEPVLDHVLFGIDGEKRLSDLFGDSDDLILIHNMGKGCPYCTLWADGFNGVYDHLANRAPFVVTSPDAPEEQTEFAKSRGWRFPMLSHKGSDFAQALGFRDPKSGWLPGVSTLKRTKQGIFRAAAEEFSPGDDFCFVWPMFDLLPEGAAGWRPRYRYAS; from the coding sequence ATGGCCAGTCCCGATAACACGCAAAGCGGTTGCTGCGGCAACGGCAAGCAATCGGCCGACGAACTCGACGTCTATCGCCGCGAGATCCGCGAGATCCGCGCGCGGATGACCGAAGCGCGCCGCAAACGGCCGCTGGAGCCCGTGCTCGATCATGTGTTGTTCGGCATCGATGGCGAGAAGCGCTTGTCCGATCTGTTCGGCGATTCCGACGATCTGATCCTGATCCACAACATGGGGAAGGGCTGCCCCTATTGCACGCTGTGGGCGGACGGCTTCAACGGCGTCTACGACCATCTCGCCAATCGGGCCCCCTTCGTCGTGACGAGCCCCGACGCGCCGGAGGAGCAAACTGAATTCGCCAAATCGCGCGGGTGGCGCTTCCCGATGCTCAGCCACAAGGGCAGCGACTTCGCGCAAGCGCTCGGGTTCCGCGATCCCAAATCGGGCTGGCTGCCGGGCGTTTCGACCTTGAAGCGCACAAAGCAAGGCATCTTCCGCGCGGCGGCCGAGGAATTCTCGCCGGGCGACGATTTCTGCTTCGTCTGGCCGATGTTCGATTTGTTGCCGGAAGGCGCTGCCGGCTGGCGTCCGCGCTATCGTTACGCGAGCTGA
- a CDS encoding GFA family protein produces the protein MTKSYTGGCACGALRYEIPGEPVFSNHCQCRDCQRDSGTGHGSYLTFMRDGVKVIGAAATWDMVADSGNVKTRGFCPKCGTSVFLNFAAAPGIFTVNAASLDAPERFKPQVVTYAARGLAWDNLDPALTKFEKMPTG, from the coding sequence ATGACCAAATCCTATACCGGCGGCTGTGCTTGCGGCGCGCTGCGTTACGAAATTCCGGGCGAGCCGGTGTTCAGCAATCACTGCCAATGCCGCGATTGCCAGCGCGACAGCGGCACCGGCCACGGCTCGTATTTGACCTTCATGCGCGACGGCGTGAAGGTGATCGGAGCGGCCGCGACCTGGGACATGGTCGCGGATAGCGGCAACGTCAAAACCCGCGGCTTCTGCCCGAAATGCGGCACGTCGGTGTTTTTGAACTTCGCCGCCGCACCGGGCATTTTCACGGTCAACGCCGCGAGCCTGGACGCGCCCGAACGCTTCAAGCCGCAAGTCGTGACATACGCGGCGCGGGGCCTCGCGTGGGACAATCTCGACCCGGCGCTGACGAAGTTCGAGAAAATGCCGACCGGTTAG
- a CDS encoding ATP-binding protein yields MDTSNVEQLLARIADALDRIAPPARISADMDGADAFVWHAEGARLEAVAKVNRVDISLLKGVERQRDQLYDNTKRFADGLPANNVLLWGARGTGKSSLVKAVHAQICETRKRSVALIEIHREDIPSLPKLLSHVRQTDRRIVIFCDDLSFDGQDAAYKSLKAVLDGGIEGRPDNVVFYATSNRRHLMPRDMIENERSTAINPAEAVEEKVSLSDRFGLWLGFHNADQDTYFAMIEGYAQRYGFGMPVEELRRQANEWSVTRGARSGRVAWQFVVDLAGRLGKRVD; encoded by the coding sequence ATGGACACAAGCAACGTCGAACAGCTTCTCGCGCGCATCGCCGATGCGCTGGATCGCATCGCCCCGCCCGCCCGGATTTCGGCCGATATGGATGGGGCCGACGCCTTCGTTTGGCATGCGGAGGGCGCGCGCCTCGAAGCCGTCGCCAAGGTCAATCGGGTCGATATCTCGCTGTTGAAAGGCGTCGAGCGTCAACGCGACCAGCTTTACGACAACACCAAGCGCTTCGCCGATGGCTTGCCCGCCAACAACGTGCTGCTGTGGGGCGCGCGGGGGACCGGCAAATCGTCGCTGGTCAAGGCGGTCCATGCCCAGATCTGCGAGACGCGCAAACGCTCCGTGGCGCTGATCGAAATCCATCGCGAGGATATCCCCTCGCTGCCCAAGCTGCTTTCCCATGTGCGTCAGACCGATCGGCGCATCGTGATCTTCTGCGACGATCTGTCGTTCGACGGCCAGGACGCCGCCTATAAATCGCTGAAGGCGGTGCTCGACGGCGGCATCGAAGGCCGCCCCGACAATGTCGTGTTCTACGCGACGTCGAACCGCCGGCACTTGATGCCGCGCGACATGATCGAGAACGAACGCTCGACCGCGATCAATCCCGCCGAGGCGGTGGAGGAGAAAGTCTCCCTCTCCGACCGCTTCGGCCTATGGCTCGGCTTCCACAACGCCGACCAGGACACCTATTTCGCGATGATCGAAGGCTACGCCCAGCGCTACGGCTTCGGCATGCCGGTCGAGGAACTGCGCCGCCAAGCCAATGAATGGTCGGTGACGCGCGGCGCGCGGTCGGGCCGCGTCGCCTGGCAATTCGTCGTCGATCTCGCCGGGCGCCTGGGCAAACGTGTCGACTAA
- the yajC gene encoding preprotein translocase subunit YajC, which translates to MFISPAYAQAAGGGGGSDFIIQLLPLVLIFVVFYFLIIRPQQKKVKDHKAMVEALKRGDRVVTTGGLIGTIQRVVSDREAVLEIADGVRVRIIRSMIAEITAKTEPVAADDKPEKAEKKAPSGPTYWEILGVPEGAGQAEVDTAAEKKAGDAAAAEAIETLKDPVKRKLYARLGHDEYVSAVKG; encoded by the coding sequence ATGTTCATTTCCCCCGCTTACGCGCAGGCCGCCGGGGGCGGCGGCGGCAGCGACTTCATCATCCAGCTTTTGCCGCTGGTTCTGATTTTCGTCGTTTTCTACTTCCTGATCATCCGGCCGCAGCAGAAGAAGGTGAAGGACCACAAGGCGATGGTCGAAGCGCTGAAGCGCGGCGATCGCGTGGTCACCACGGGCGGCCTGATCGGCACGATCCAGCGCGTCGTGTCGGACCGCGAAGCGGTGCTGGAAATCGCCGACGGCGTGCGCGTGCGCATCATCCGTTCGATGATCGCGGAAATCACCGCGAAGACCGAGCCGGTCGCCGCCGACGACAAGCCGGAAAAGGCCGAGAAGAAGGCGCCGTCGGGCCCGACCTATTGGGAAATTCTGGGCGTGCCGGAAGGTGCGGGCCAGGCCGAGGTCGACACCGCCGCCGAGAAGAAGGCCGGCGACGCCGCCGCGGCCGAAGCGATCGAGACGCTGAAGGACCCGGTCAAGCGCAAGCTCTACGCGCGCCTGGGTCACGACGAGTACGTCTCGGCCGTCAAGGGCTGA